Genomic window (Granulicella arctica):
ATATAAGCCGCAGAACGATCGACCTTGGTCGCGTCCTTGCCGCTGAAGGCTCCGCCGCCATGCCGCCCCATGCCGCCGTAGGTGTCGACAATGATCTTGCGCCCGGTCAAGCCGGTGTCCCCCATCGGGCCGCCAACGACGAAGCGGCCAGTCGGATTGATGTGGTATTTCGTATCTGCGTCGAGCAGCTTCGCCGGAATAACGGCCTGGATGACGTTCTTGAGGATGTCCGCACGTAGCTCGTCATTGCCAACGTTCTCAGCGTGCTGCGTCGAAATAACGACAGCATCCACGCGAACCGGCTGGTTGTTGGAGTCGTATTCCACCGTCACCTGGCTCTTGCCATCCGGCCGCAAATACGCCATCAAGCCGGATTTGCGGACTTCGCTGAGGCGCTCGGCCAGCTTGTGCGCCAGCGAGATCGGCGTAGGCATCAACTCTGGGGTCTCGTTCGTGGCATAACCGAACATCATGCCCTGATCGCCGGCGCCGCCAGTATCTACGCCCATTGCGATATCGCCGGACTGCTTGTTGATCGTCGAAATGACAGCGCAGGTATTCGAGTCAAAGCCGTATAGCGCATTGTCGTATCCGATTGCGGCAACTGTTCCACGGACGAGGCTCTGGAAGTCCACATATGCCTTCGTGGTGATCTCACCGGCAATGACGACGAGGCCCGTGCAGGTGAGCGTCTCGCACGCTACCCGGCTGTAAGGATCCTGCGCCAGGCAGGCGTCCAGAATTGCATCGGAGATCTGGTCGGCAATCTTGTCGGGATGCCCTTCGGTTACAGACTCACTCGTGAACAGAAATTTATCGCGCTTCGCCAAAACTACTCCTTAGAAGTACCTGCGCGGGACACTTAGCCCCGGACAGAAATCAATCTGTCTATTTTACCTGCCGTTCTCACCCCCGGCAAAGATCATAGCGAGTCGCGCCAATTGAGGGTCAAACGGCTCTATTGAGCATTAAGTGGTTTACTCACAACGCCAGGCGTCTGCCACTAGAGCCTAAAGTGGCAAT
Coding sequences:
- the metK gene encoding methionine adenosyltransferase, with product MAKRDKFLFTSESVTEGHPDKIADQISDAILDACLAQDPYSRVACETLTCTGLVVIAGEITTKAYVDFQSLVRGTVAAIGYDNALYGFDSNTCAVISTINKQSGDIAMGVDTGGAGDQGMMFGYATNETPELMPTPISLAHKLAERLSEVRKSGLMAYLRPDGKSQVTVEYDSNNQPVRVDAVVISTQHAENVGNDELRADILKNVIQAVIPAKLLDADTKYHINPTGRFVVGGPMGDTGLTGRKIIVDTYGGMGRHGGGAFSGKDATKVDRSAAYMARYVAKNIVAAELADRCEVQLAYAIGVAEPVSVLVETFGTGKVDEAKLEELVRKNFSLTPKGIIESLDLRKPIFKATAAYGHFGRKGEGFTWENTDKAALLKEQAGVKELAAK